CCTCCGCGAGCTGCATCGTGTAGCGGATGTCGGCTTCGCGCTCGTAGCTGATCGCGGAGAAGGTCAAGCCCTGCTCGGCCAACCGGCGCTCGAGTTCGCGTTCCAATCCGGCGAAAACCTCGTTCGCGGTCTTCGCGGGTACCGGCATCGCGACCGGCTGCGACTGTTCGGCCGTCAGCACGATGTCCGACGCGGCCAGGCCGTAGGCGGAGAACACCGCAGCGGTGGAGCCGAGCGGGACCACGACCTCCTTGACTCCGAGGTCGGCCGAGTAGCTCGCGCAGTGCATCGGGCCCGCGCCGCCGAACGCGTACAGGGTGAAGTCCCGGGGGTCCTGGCCGGAGTTGACCACGACCTTGCGGACGAGGTCGGCGGTCTGGGCGTTCTGGATCGCGTAGATCGCCGCGGCCGCGTCCTCGACGGACATGCCGAGCGGGGTCGCGACCACCTTGCCGATGGCGTCCCGGGACAGCTGGACGTCGAGTTTCTTGCGTCCGCCCAGGAAATTGTCCGGGTTGATGATGCCGAGGACGAGGTCGGCGTCGGTGACCGTCGGCTCCCAGCCGCCCTCGCCGTAGCACGCCGGTCCGGGACGAGCGCCGGCGCTGCGCGGCCCGACGCGGAGGTTGCCGCCCGGGTCGACCCAGGCGATCGCGCCGCCGCCGGCCCCGATCGTGTGCACGTCGACCATCGGCGTGCTGATCGTGTACTGGTTGAGGATCGTGCTCGTGGTGGTCACCGGTTTGCCGTCGACGACCAGCCCGACCAGGAACGTCGTGCCGCCCATGTCGGTCGAGATCACCTTGTCGTGGCCCAGCGACGCGGCCATCCGCGTGCAGCCGACGACGCCGCCGGTCAGTACCGAACCGATGGTGCTGATCGCGTGCGCCGGAGCGTCCGCGGCGGTGACGCAGCCGCCGGAACCCTGCATCACCAGCAGCGCGCCGGTCAGCCCGCGCTCCCGCAGTTCGGCTTCGAGCGGCCGCAGGTAACTGCCCAGCCGCGGGCCGACCTGCGTGTTCATGATCGTCGTGACGTTGCGCGGGTACTCCCGGATGCGCGGGCTGACCTCGCTGGACAGCGCCACGTACACCTCCGGAGCCTCCTCTTGGACGATCTCGCGCACCCGCTGTTCGTGCGCGGGATTGCGGAACGACCAGAGGAACGACACCGCGATCGCCTCCGCGCCGTCGGCGAGCAGGTCGCGTACGGCGGTCCGGACGCCGTCCTCGTCGAGCGGGACGACGACGCGGCCTTGGTAGTCCACGCGTTCGTCGATCTCGCGGATCCGGTGCCGGGGCACCAAGGACGCGGGCTTCGCCGTGCGGGCCATGTGCTGGATGTCGTCGCTGCCCAGGCCGGCGTAGCGGCCTTCGAGATTCATGATGCTGATCGAGTCGGCGTGCCCGCGGGTGGTGAGGAAACCGACCTGCGCGACGTCGCCGGTGACCAGGGCGTTGAGCGTCGAGGTGGTGCCGTGCACGAGATAGTCGGTGTTCGCGAGCAGTTCGCGGACCGGGATGCCGAGTTCCGCGGCGAGCTCGTCGATCGCGGTGAGGAACCCGGTCGCGAAATCCGGGGGAGTGGACGGGGTTTTGGCCGCGGCGAGCCGGTTCTGCTGGTCGGCGACGAACGCGTCGGTGAACGTTCCGCCGGTGTCGATGCCGATGACGTACGCCATTGAGGGCCCCTTTGCCTTCGCTAGTCAGAACATGACGTTGAGGGACTTGGTTTCGGTGTAGCTGAGCAGTTCTTCGAGGCTTTCCTCGCGGCCGACGCCGGACCCCTTGACGCCGCCGAAGGGCACGTTGGGGAAATGCCGGGACGAGCCGTTGATCCAGACGAACCCGGCCTCGAACGCGCGGGCGACACGGTGTGCGCGCGTGACGTCGGAGGTCCAGACGCTCGCGGTCAGCCCGTAGTCGACGCTGTTGGCGATGCGGACCGCTTCCGTCTCGTCGGCGAACGGAATGACCGACAGGAGCGGCCCGAACACCTCCTCGCGGGCGATCCGCATGTCCGGGCGCACGCCGGTGAACACCGTCGGGGCCACGAACAAGCCCTCGTCCACACCAGCCGGACGGCCGCCGCCGGTGGCGACCTTCGCGCCTTCGGAGACCGCGATGTCGATGTAGGACAACGACTTCTCGTACTGCGCCCGGTTGATCATGGTGCCCTGTTCGGTGCGCTCGTCGAACGGATCGCCGATCCGGCGCGCCTCGATCAGCTCGACCACCCTGGCGACGAGCGCGTCGTGGACGTCCTGGTGCACGAGCAGCCGCGAGTTCGACCCGCAGGACTGTCCGGACCAGGTGAAGTTCATGCCGAACACGGCGCCGGCGGCCGCGGCTTCGAGGTCCGCGTCGGGGAACACCACCATCGCGTTCTTGCCGCCGAGTTCGAGGCTGACGTCCTTGACGCCGCTCTCGGCCGCGGCGCGCTGGATGGCGCGTCCGGTCGGTTCGGACCCGATGAACCCGATCCGCCGCACGTGCCGGTGCCGCACCAGCGCGTCCGGGACCGCCGGTCCGTCGCCGACGACCACCGACAGCACGCCGGGCGGGAAGATGTCCTTCGCCAGCTCGGCCAGCCGCAACGCGGACAGCGGCGCGGCCTCCGGCGGCTTCAGGATCGTCGGATTGCCCGCGACCAGCGGCGCGGCGATTTTGCCCGCGAACATCAGCGGATGGTTGTAGGGCACGATCCGCGCGACCACGCCGACCGGTTCGCGCGTGGTCACGTGCAGCGCGTTGCTGGCGGGCACCGTGGTGCCTTTGAGTTCCAGCGCCTGCCCGGCGAACATGCGCAGCTGCGCCACCGTCACCCCGACGTCGACGCGCGAGTTCGAGATCGGCGAACCGGCGTCCACAGTGTCGAGCAGGGCGAGTTCCTCGCCGTGGCGTTCGATCACGTCGGCCAGTTCGGCGACCAGCTTCGCTCGCTCGACGGGAAGGGTGTCCCGCCAGACCGCCCGGGCGTCGGCCGCGGCGCGCACTGCGTCGTCGACGTCGCCGGGTCCTGCGTCGGGAACCTCGGCGATCACCGTGCCGGTGTAGGGGGACACCCGGGAGAAGGTGGCTCCGGACCGCGCCGGGACGAGCTTGCCGTCGACGAGCAGGCGCCACTCGCGGTCGAGAAGTTCGGCGACCCGGGTCGGGATTTCCGGGCCGGAATGTGCTTCGAGCATCGTCGCTCCTGCGCTTCCTGAGTCCCGCGGGGACCTGGAGCCCCGCGTGCCGTCGGCTCATGCTAACCCCGAGACCCGGCTGCGAGTCTAGCCTGCGGACTTCAATTCTGTTATCCAGAAACTTTGCCGTCTTTTATCCTTAAGGCCGTCCACACATGCCCTGGTCCGGATACGATGTCTGCTATGCAGACATCCGCCGCCGAAGCCGGTCCCGCGCGGCCCGCTCCCCAGTACCCGATCGAATCCGTGGACCGCGCGCTGCGGCTGCTCCGGATGTTCAGCGCCACGAGAGAACTCCGGCTGTCCGACGCGCGGGACGCGCTGGGCGTGGGCCAGTCGACCGCGCACCGGCTGATGGCGATGCTCGTGCACCACGGATTCGTCGACCAGGACCCGGTCAGCCGGGTCTACCGGGCCGGGCCGGCGCTGGTCGAGATCGGATTGTCGGTGGTGAACCAGATGGACCTGCGCGCGGTCGCGCGTCCGGTGCTGCAGTGGCTGTCGGAAACCACCGGCGAAACCGTGCATCTCGGTTCGCTGGAAGGCGGTCAGGTGCGCTTCCTGGACGTGATCGAGAGCGACCGGGCGCTGCGGGTGTCCGGCCGCGTGGGCCGCACCCTCCCGGCGCACGCGACGAGCCTCGGCAAGGCGATGCTCGCGCACCTGCCGGACGACCAGATCGCGCAGCGCTACCCGGACGACGTGCTCGGCCAGGTCACCACGAAGACCATGACGAGCCGCAGCGCGCTGCTGGCGGAGATCGAGCGCATCCGGCGGCGTGGTTACGCGCTCAACGCGGGCGAGAGCGAGGACGGCGTCAGCTCGATCGGCTGCGCGGTCGCCCGCCCGGACGGCCCGCTGCTGGGCGGGCTGAGCGTCGCCGCGCCGACCGCGCGGATGACGAAAGCGCAGCGGGACGAACACGCGGTGGCGCTGGTGGAGGGCTGCCGACGGTTGGCGGAGAAGTTGGGGTGAATGAAAAACCGGCGGTGAACGGGTCGTTCACCGCCGGTAAGGGTCATCGCGTGGCAGTCAAATCGTCCGCGGCAGACAGCGGAATCGGCTCGAACATCGGCGGCTCGTCCTCCGGGAACAAGGCCGTCGGACCGTACAGCCAGTCCGTGAAGGAGTAGTCGTCCGTCTCGCGGGCGTGCAGGAGAGTGTTGCGCTGTTCCCGCTCGGCGCCGTCCAGGTGCCACAGGTTTCCCCAGGCCCGGGCGGTCAGCACGACTCGGCGGCAATGCTCCGTCCGGACTGCCTGGTACGCGGCCAGCGCATCGTCCCAATTGCCCAGCCGTTTCATGTGCTCGGCCAGCACCCAGCCGTCCTCGATGGCCATGATCGCGCCCTGGGCGAGGTACTGCAGGGGCGGGTGCGCGGCGTCGCCGAGCAGGGCGAGCCGGCCGTCGACCCAGGTGGAGATCGGGTCGCGGTCGTACATCCGCCACCATTTGTCCCGCCACATCCGCGGGATCCCGGCCCGCACCTCGTCGCAAGTCGCGGCGAACGCGGTGTCCAGCTCGTCCGGCGTGCCCCAGTCGTCCATACCCGCCACAGCCTTCGGCGACTCGAAAACGGCTACCTGATTGAGCAAATCGCCGCCGCGAAGTCCATAATGGACAAAGTGGCAGCGCGGGCCGACATAGACCACGACCTCGGACAGGTCAACCGGACGGCCGACCTCGGCGATCGGCACCGTGCCGCGGTAGGCGACGTATGCCGACGAGACCGGCTGGTCGTCCGCGAAGTGCTTCCGAGCGACCGAGTGCAGGCCGTCGGCGGCGAGGACGACCGGTGCACTGTGGACAGTGCCGTCGTCGGTGACCGCGGTGGCGGGGTCCGGCGTGTAAGACACGATCCGTTGCTCGGTGAGGAGTTCGACGCCCGCGTCGCGGCAGGCGTCGAGGAACAGCCGGTGCAGGTCGCTGCGGTGGATCACCAGGTACGAGAAGCCGTAGCGGCGTTCGAGGTCTCGCAGGTCGAGCGCGGTCAGGTCGCGGCCGTCGACGGCGTCGCGCATGACCATCCGGTCCGGGACGACGCCGCGCGCTTTCGCGGTGTCCAGCAGGCCGTAGGCGTCGAGGATCCGGGTGCAGTTGGGGGCGAGCTGAATGCCGGCCCCGACCTCGCCGAACTCCGCCGCCTGCTCCAGGACCCGCACCCGCAGGCCGAGCCGGGACAGCGCGAACGCGGTGCTCAGCCCGCCGATCCCGCCGCCGACGACGAGCACGTCAGGGGTGTCCATGGGCTCTCCTCACAACCAGGGGCCGAGGTCGGGGACCCCGGTCAGCGAATGCGGCCGCCCGGCCAGGTACGCCGCGACGTCAGGCAGCGGCCCGTCCGGCAGCGCGGCGAGACCGCGTTTGGCCTGGATCTCCGCGACGAGCGCGGACAGGAACGCTTCCGGCAGGTCGGCGAACGTCGCTCCGGTGCCGAGGTCGACCGCGTGCACGCACACCTCGCGCGCCCGCAGCCACGGGATCTCGGTGGCGGGAACCGTCCGGCCCTGCGCGGTGACCACCTCGGCTTGCCACTGCTCTGGAGTCAACGCGGCCATCGCGGACTCCAGCGAACGCGCCGAATCCCGCAGCCACGCCGTGAGCTGGCCTTCGGACTGCCGGGAGCCCGCCTCGATGTCGGCGTTGCGCTGCTCCGGCGAGGAGTACATCGGGGTGCGCTCCCCGGTCCGCGCCCAGTGCACGAGGTTGCCGAGGGCGTCCGCGTTGGCCGCGACGTGCGCGGCGAGGTGCTTGCGGGTCCAGCGGGGGAGCGCGCTCGGTTCGGACAGTTCCTTCGCGTGCGTCAGGAAAAGCTCGGTGCCGAACGAGACCCAGTTCCGCGCGTCGGCGGGCGCCATCAGGCTTCCTTCACGATCTGGTTGACGCACGCGCCGATCCCGGCCACCTCGGTGACCACGGTTTCGCCGCCGGTCAGGTAGGCCTTCGGATCGCGGGCGTGGCCGACCCCGGCCGGCGTGCCGGTGGCGATCAGGTCGCCCGGGTTGAGTTGGACGATCGTGGAGATGTACCGCACCAGGAACACCGGGTCGAACAGGAGCGTGCCGGTGTTGTCGCGCTGCATGACGCGTCCGTCCACAGTGGTCTTCACCTCGAGCGCGGGCCGGACGCCGCCGACCTCGTCCCGCGTCACGACGTACGGGCCGACCGGCGTCGAGGACTGCCAGATCTTGCCCTGCGTCCACTCGATCGTGCGGAACTGCCAGTCGCGGACCGAGACGTCGTTCATGACGGTGAACCCGGCGATGGCCGCCGCGGCCTCGTCCTCGTTCGCGCGCCGGACCGTTTTGCCGACCACGACGACGAGTTCGACCTCCCAGTCGAGCGCGTCGGTCTCGGCCGGTTTGCCGATCGGGTCGGCCGGACCGGTGAGGGTGTCGGCGAACTTGGGGAACAGCGTCGGGTACGCGGGCAGTTCGCGGCCCATTTCCTTGATGTGGTTGGTGTAGTTGTGCCCGACGCAGACCACTTTGGACGGACGCGGCACGACCGGGGCGAGGTCCGCGCCCTCGGCGGGCCAGGTCTCGCCGGTCGCCTGGGCGGCGTGCGCTTCCCAGCCGTCCTGGGCGAACAGCGCGCCGAGGTCGGGGGAGCCGAGGTCGACCAGGACGTCGCCGTCGAGGCGGACGGCGCGGGTGTCGCCGTCGACGCGGAGGGTGGCGAGCTTCATCGGAGGGTCTCCTGACGGTCGAGGTGGAGCGCCTCGAACACGGGCGCGTCCGAGAAACGGAACAGGTCGAGAGCGCCGGAGTCGGAATCCGCGGCACCGGCCTCCGACTTCACCGAGAACGGCTGCCACGACGGGACGACGAACAGGTCCCCGCGCGAGACCGCCCACGAGGTGTCGCCGACGGTCACTGTGCCGGAGCCATCGAACACCTGGCAGACCGCCGAGCCGGTCTCGCGCACTGGCGCGGTCTCGGCGCCCCGCGCGACGCGGTGGAACTCGGCGCGGATGGTCGGCAGCACGTCGGAACCGTTGTGCGGATTGGAAAACCGGACGGCCGCGTGGCCCGGTTCGACCGTTCCGCCGTAGCCTTCTTTCTCCAGCTGCAGCTGGTCGCGCAACGCGGCGTCGGTGTGCTCCCACTTGTACGCCAGCAGCGGAGAGCCGGGCGCTGCCGTGCCGACGGACAGCGGCCGCAGACCGGGGTGCGCCCACAGGCGTTCGGAACGAGAGCGGTCGGGGGTGATCCGCTCGGCCGCGCTGATCTGCTCGCGGCCGAACTCGAAGAACTGCGCCTCGATCCCGTACTGGAACGGGATGTCGAGGCCGTCGAGCCAGGCCATCGGCTCGCGGGTGGCGTTGTGGTGCGCGTGCCAGTTCCAGCCCGCCTGCGGCAGGAAGTCGCCGCGGCGCATCGGGACCGCGTCGCCGCCGACGACCGTCCACACGCCCGAGCCTTCGACGACGAACCGGAACGCGTTCTGGGTGTGCCGGTGCTCGGGCGCGTCCTCGCCGGGCATCAGGTACTGGATCGCCGCCCACAGCGTCGGCGTCGCGAACGGACGGCCGCCGAGGCCCGGGTTGGCAAGGGCGATCGCCCGCCGTTCCCCGCCGCGCCCGACCGGCACGATCTCGCCCGCCTGCTCGGCGAGCCGGAGGAGGTTCGCCCACCGCCATCGGTGCGGCACCGCCCGCGAACGCGG
The nucleotide sequence above comes from Amycolatopsis sp. AA4. Encoded proteins:
- a CDS encoding maleylpyruvate isomerase family mycothiol-dependent enzyme, with amino-acid sequence MAPADARNWVSFGTELFLTHAKELSEPSALPRWTRKHLAAHVAANADALGNLVHWARTGERTPMYSSPEQRNADIEAGSRQSEGQLTAWLRDSARSLESAMAALTPEQWQAEVVTAQGRTVPATEIPWLRAREVCVHAVDLGTGATFADLPEAFLSALVAEIQAKRGLAALPDGPLPDVAAYLAGRPHSLTGVPDLGPWL
- a CDS encoding cupin domain-containing protein translates to MPSTPARTPVRLAAVDAPDQPAVTPALRDLYRGFEQELLVPLWTEIGDLMPAHPRSRAVPHRWRWANLLRLAEQAGEIVPVGRGGERRAIALANPGLGGRPFATPTLWAAIQYLMPGEDAPEHRHTQNAFRFVVEGSGVWTVVGGDAVPMRRGDFLPQAGWNWHAHHNATREPMAWLDGLDIPFQYGIEAQFFEFGREQISAAERITPDRSRSERLWAHPGLRPLSVGTAAPGSPLLAYKWEHTDAALRDQLQLEKEGYGGTVEPGHAAVRFSNPHNGSDVLPTIRAEFHRVARGAETAPVRETGSAVCQVFDGSGTVTVGDTSWAVSRGDLFVVPSWQPFSVKSEAGAADSDSGALDLFRFSDAPVFEALHLDRQETLR
- a CDS encoding FAD-dependent oxidoreductase — encoded protein: MDTPDVLVVGGGIGGLSTAFALSRLGLRVRVLEQAAEFGEVGAGIQLAPNCTRILDAYGLLDTAKARGVVPDRMVMRDAVDGRDLTALDLRDLERRYGFSYLVIHRSDLHRLFLDACRDAGVELLTEQRIVSYTPDPATAVTDDGTVHSAPVVLAADGLHSVARKHFADDQPVSSAYVAYRGTVPIAEVGRPVDLSEVVVYVGPRCHFVHYGLRGGDLLNQVAVFESPKAVAGMDDWGTPDELDTAFAATCDEVRAGIPRMWRDKWWRMYDRDPISTWVDGRLALLGDAAHPPLQYLAQGAIMAIEDGWVLAEHMKRLGNWDDALAAYQAVRTEHCRRVVLTARAWGNLWHLDGAEREQRNTLLHARETDDYSFTDWLYGPTALFPEDEPPMFEPIPLSAADDLTATR
- a CDS encoding hydantoinase/oxoprolinase family protein, yielding MAYVIGIDTGGTFTDAFVADQQNRLAAAKTPSTPPDFATGFLTAIDELAAELGIPVRELLANTDYLVHGTTSTLNALVTGDVAQVGFLTTRGHADSISIMNLEGRYAGLGSDDIQHMARTAKPASLVPRHRIREIDERVDYQGRVVVPLDEDGVRTAVRDLLADGAEAIAVSFLWSFRNPAHEQRVREIVQEEAPEVYVALSSEVSPRIREYPRNVTTIMNTQVGPRLGSYLRPLEAELRERGLTGALLVMQGSGGCVTAADAPAHAISTIGSVLTGGVVGCTRMAASLGHDKVISTDMGGTTFLVGLVVDGKPVTTTSTILNQYTISTPMVDVHTIGAGGGAIAWVDPGGNLRVGPRSAGARPGPACYGEGGWEPTVTDADLVLGIINPDNFLGGRKKLDVQLSRDAIGKVVATPLGMSVEDAAAAIYAIQNAQTADLVRKVVVNSGQDPRDFTLYAFGGAGPMHCASYSADLGVKEVVVPLGSTAAVFSAYGLAASDIVLTAEQSQPVAMPVPAKTANEVFAGLERELERRLAEQGLTFSAISYEREADIRYTMQLAEVATPVPGGELTAESVDQLGRDFEASYEALYGKGSGFPDAGLQLITYRVRATGILQIQPELPEHGTLPGRPAASGEREVLLDVRTGRQPAAIYDYRALGAGHEIEGPAVVEAPTTTVALPPGTQATVDRLGNLVLRFPERKELS
- a CDS encoding IclR family transcriptional regulator, which translates into the protein MQTSAAEAGPARPAPQYPIESVDRALRLLRMFSATRELRLSDARDALGVGQSTAHRLMAMLVHHGFVDQDPVSRVYRAGPALVEIGLSVVNQMDLRAVARPVLQWLSETTGETVHLGSLEGGQVRFLDVIESDRALRVSGRVGRTLPAHATSLGKAMLAHLPDDQIAQRYPDDVLGQVTTKTMTSRSALLAEIERIRRRGYALNAGESEDGVSSIGCAVARPDGPLLGGLSVAAPTARMTKAQRDEHAVALVEGCRRLAEKLG
- a CDS encoding fumarylacetoacetate hydrolase family protein; the encoded protein is MKLATLRVDGDTRAVRLDGDVLVDLGSPDLGALFAQDGWEAHAAQATGETWPAEGADLAPVVPRPSKVVCVGHNYTNHIKEMGRELPAYPTLFPKFADTLTGPADPIGKPAETDALDWEVELVVVVGKTVRRANEDEAAAAIAGFTVMNDVSVRDWQFRTIEWTQGKIWQSSTPVGPYVVTRDEVGGVRPALEVKTTVDGRVMQRDNTGTLLFDPVFLVRYISTIVQLNPGDLIATGTPAGVGHARDPKAYLTGGETVVTEVAGIGACVNQIVKEA
- a CDS encoding aldehyde dehydrogenase family protein → MLEAHSGPEIPTRVAELLDREWRLLVDGKLVPARSGATFSRVSPYTGTVIAEVPDAGPGDVDDAVRAAADARAVWRDTLPVERAKLVAELADVIERHGEELALLDTVDAGSPISNSRVDVGVTVAQLRMFAGQALELKGTTVPASNALHVTTREPVGVVARIVPYNHPLMFAGKIAAPLVAGNPTILKPPEAAPLSALRLAELAKDIFPPGVLSVVVGDGPAVPDALVRHRHVRRIGFIGSEPTGRAIQRAAAESGVKDVSLELGGKNAMVVFPDADLEAAAAGAVFGMNFTWSGQSCGSNSRLLVHQDVHDALVARVVELIEARRIGDPFDERTEQGTMINRAQYEKSLSYIDIAVSEGAKVATGGGRPAGVDEGLFVAPTVFTGVRPDMRIAREEVFGPLLSVIPFADETEAVRIANSVDYGLTASVWTSDVTRAHRVARAFEAGFVWINGSSRHFPNVPFGGVKGSGVGREESLEELLSYTETKSLNVMF